From a single Porites lutea chromosome 10, jaPorLute2.1, whole genome shotgun sequence genomic region:
- the LOC140950084 gene encoding double-strand break repair protein MRE11-like isoform X2 — protein MAVELEDDEAENTMSILVATDCHLGYMEKDQVRGNDSLVTFEEILQIAKDKDVDFILLGGDLFHENKPSRKTLHNTLALFRKYCMGDKPCQLEFLSDQSLNFSNSRFPVVNYEDPNLNISIPVFSIHGNHDDPAGDGNLCALDLLSVCGFVNYFGRATSIDDITVSPILIQKERVKLALYGLGSIRDERLHRTFLNGNVKMLRPKENPDSWCNVFVLHQNRVKHSATNYIPEKFLSNFLNLVIWGHEHECIIDPKNSDDPDLDFYISQPGSSVATSLCEGEAKTKHVGILEIRENTNFRIKKIRLETVRPFYMDDVVLSNTEIDPTQEEMVMAYLVNKVEQLIEKAEREHSGNPRQPDKPLIRIRVEYSGGFSSFNIRRFGQQFVDRVANPKDILHFYQRKKPPTKTDKKGKEDSRFAQFRPEALDSIRMEDLIKEYLTSKDNALELRILTEGKMAQALREFVEKDERDAISTVVKWQLDEAQKHLKKRQNVREENIETEVCKHTEEIRKKEDDNDEEDAESIRKVLEESRSSQSRNENNNADDMSGSSDDDRSAAVPSTSKGKKGRGDVGNTSSSGTAEGRGRGRGRGRGRGRGRGRGASQAGANTSRTIMDSFVSSSKRRRQPSDVVEEVISDEDDNDEFNVPLSSSVKKTKTSQLYQSQKSSRGRQRKTVVNVAVDDEESEDSDDPFSMQPSSKRSKR, from the exons atggcggttgA GCTAGAAGACGATGAAGCTGAAAATACAATGTCAATACTTGTCG CTACAGATTGTCATCTTGGGTACATGGAAAAAGATCAAGTTCGAGGGAATGACTCACTCGTAACATTTGAGGAAATACTGCAAATAGCAAAGGACAAAGAT GTTGATTTTATTCTTCTTGGAGGGGATCTTTTTCATGAAAACAAACCTTCACGAAAAACCTTACACAACACATTGGCTTTATTCAGGAAATACTGCATGGGTGACAAACCTTGCCAGTTAGAATTTCTTAGTGACCAGTCCTTGAACTTCTCCAATTCTCG ttttcctgtggtAAATTATGAGGATCCTAACCTTAACATATCCATTCCAGTCTTCTCAATTCATGGAAATCACGATGATCCAGCTGGG GATGGAAACCTTTGTGCATTGGACTTACTTAGTGTCTGTGGGTTTGTCAACTACTTTGGAAGAGCGACATCTATTGATGACATCACAGTGTCACCCATCTTGATTCAGAAAGAACGTGTAAAACTGGCCCTTTATGGTTTAGGATCTATCAGAGATGAGCGTCTTCACCGAACATTTCTCAATGGGAATGTGAAAATGCTCAGGCCCAAGGAAAATCCTGATTCCTGGTGCAATGTATTTGTGCTTCATCAAAATAG GGTAAAGCATAGTGCAACAAACTACATTCCAGAGAAGTTCCTCAGCAACTTTCTTAACCTTGTGATTTGGGGACATGAGCACGAGTGTATTATTGATCCCAAAAATTCAGATGACCCAGACCTGGATTTTTACATCAGTCAACCTGGTTCCAGCGTGGCAACTTCACTCTGTGAAGGAGAAGCAAAAACTAA ACATGTTGGAATTTTGGAGATCAGAGAGAACACCAATTTCAGAATAAAAAAGATTAGATTGGAGACTGTGCGCCCTTTCTACATGGACGATGTCGTTTTGAGCAACACTGAAATTGACCCCACCCAGGAAGAGATGGTGATGGCTTACTTAGTCAACAAA GTAGAACAGTTGATTGAAAAGGCTGAGAGAGAACACAGTGGCAATCCACGACAACCTGACAAACCTCTGATAAGGATACGG GTTGAGTATAGTGGTGGTTTTTCGTCCTTCAATATTAGAAGATTTGGACAACAGTTTGTTGACAGAGTGGCCAATCCAAAGGATATTTTACATTTCTATCAGAGAAAAAAACCACCTACCAAAACAG ACAAGAAGGGAAAGGAAGACAGCAGATTTGCTCAGTTCCGCCCAGAGGCACTGGACAGTATCAGAATGGAAGACTTGATCAAAGAATACTTAACTTCGAAAGATAAT GCATTAGAGCTGCGCATTTTAACAGAGGGAAAAATGGCACAGGCACTTCGTGAGTTTGTTGAAAAAGACGAAAGAGATGCCATATCGACTGTTGTAAAGTGGCAGCTTGATGAAGCACAGAAACACTTAAAGAAGAGGCAAAATGTACGGGAAGAGAACATTGAGACTGAAGTGTGTAAACATACAGAAGAGATTAGGAAGAAAGAAGACGACAATGATGAGGAGGATGCAGAAAGCATAAGAAAG GTCCTGGAAGAATCCCGAAGTAGCCAatcaagaaatgaaaataataatgctGATGATATGAGTGGCAGCAGTGATGACGACAGATCAGCTGCTGTACCAAGTACAAGCAAAG GAAAAAAGGGTCGTGGTGATGTTGGCAACACATCCTCAAGCGGTACAGCTGAAGGGCGTGGTCGGGGTAGGGGCAGGGGAAGAGGTCGTGGgcgaggaagaggaagaggagcATCGCAGGCAGGAGCAAACACTTCACGGACTATTATGGACT CCTTTGTCTCATCATCAAAAAGACGAAGACAACCGAGTGATGTGGTGGAG GAAGTAATTTCTGATGAAGATGACAATGATGAATTTAATGTCCCTCTGTCATCCTCTGTCAAGAAGACAAAGACATCCCA
- the LOC140950084 gene encoding double-strand break repair protein MRE11-like isoform X1 has product MFYSHTIGGFPALNTLNITYWLEDDEAENTMSILVATDCHLGYMEKDQVRGNDSLVTFEEILQIAKDKDVDFILLGGDLFHENKPSRKTLHNTLALFRKYCMGDKPCQLEFLSDQSLNFSNSRFPVVNYEDPNLNISIPVFSIHGNHDDPAGDGNLCALDLLSVCGFVNYFGRATSIDDITVSPILIQKERVKLALYGLGSIRDERLHRTFLNGNVKMLRPKENPDSWCNVFVLHQNRVKHSATNYIPEKFLSNFLNLVIWGHEHECIIDPKNSDDPDLDFYISQPGSSVATSLCEGEAKTKHVGILEIRENTNFRIKKIRLETVRPFYMDDVVLSNTEIDPTQEEMVMAYLVNKVEQLIEKAEREHSGNPRQPDKPLIRIRVEYSGGFSSFNIRRFGQQFVDRVANPKDILHFYQRKKPPTKTDKKGKEDSRFAQFRPEALDSIRMEDLIKEYLTSKDNALELRILTEGKMAQALREFVEKDERDAISTVVKWQLDEAQKHLKKRQNVREENIETEVCKHTEEIRKKEDDNDEEDAESIRKVLEESRSSQSRNENNNADDMSGSSDDDRSAAVPSTSKGKKGRGDVGNTSSSGTAEGRGRGRGRGRGRGRGRGRGASQAGANTSRTIMDSFVSSSKRRRQPSDVVEEVISDEDDNDEFNVPLSSSVKKTKTSQLYQSQKSSRGRQRKTVVNVAVDDEESEDSDDPFSMQPSSKRSKR; this is encoded by the exons ATGTTCTACTCCCACACTATCGGCGGTTTTCCAGCCCTAAACACCTTGAATATTACCTATTG GCTAGAAGACGATGAAGCTGAAAATACAATGTCAATACTTGTCG CTACAGATTGTCATCTTGGGTACATGGAAAAAGATCAAGTTCGAGGGAATGACTCACTCGTAACATTTGAGGAAATACTGCAAATAGCAAAGGACAAAGAT GTTGATTTTATTCTTCTTGGAGGGGATCTTTTTCATGAAAACAAACCTTCACGAAAAACCTTACACAACACATTGGCTTTATTCAGGAAATACTGCATGGGTGACAAACCTTGCCAGTTAGAATTTCTTAGTGACCAGTCCTTGAACTTCTCCAATTCTCG ttttcctgtggtAAATTATGAGGATCCTAACCTTAACATATCCATTCCAGTCTTCTCAATTCATGGAAATCACGATGATCCAGCTGGG GATGGAAACCTTTGTGCATTGGACTTACTTAGTGTCTGTGGGTTTGTCAACTACTTTGGAAGAGCGACATCTATTGATGACATCACAGTGTCACCCATCTTGATTCAGAAAGAACGTGTAAAACTGGCCCTTTATGGTTTAGGATCTATCAGAGATGAGCGTCTTCACCGAACATTTCTCAATGGGAATGTGAAAATGCTCAGGCCCAAGGAAAATCCTGATTCCTGGTGCAATGTATTTGTGCTTCATCAAAATAG GGTAAAGCATAGTGCAACAAACTACATTCCAGAGAAGTTCCTCAGCAACTTTCTTAACCTTGTGATTTGGGGACATGAGCACGAGTGTATTATTGATCCCAAAAATTCAGATGACCCAGACCTGGATTTTTACATCAGTCAACCTGGTTCCAGCGTGGCAACTTCACTCTGTGAAGGAGAAGCAAAAACTAA ACATGTTGGAATTTTGGAGATCAGAGAGAACACCAATTTCAGAATAAAAAAGATTAGATTGGAGACTGTGCGCCCTTTCTACATGGACGATGTCGTTTTGAGCAACACTGAAATTGACCCCACCCAGGAAGAGATGGTGATGGCTTACTTAGTCAACAAA GTAGAACAGTTGATTGAAAAGGCTGAGAGAGAACACAGTGGCAATCCACGACAACCTGACAAACCTCTGATAAGGATACGG GTTGAGTATAGTGGTGGTTTTTCGTCCTTCAATATTAGAAGATTTGGACAACAGTTTGTTGACAGAGTGGCCAATCCAAAGGATATTTTACATTTCTATCAGAGAAAAAAACCACCTACCAAAACAG ACAAGAAGGGAAAGGAAGACAGCAGATTTGCTCAGTTCCGCCCAGAGGCACTGGACAGTATCAGAATGGAAGACTTGATCAAAGAATACTTAACTTCGAAAGATAAT GCATTAGAGCTGCGCATTTTAACAGAGGGAAAAATGGCACAGGCACTTCGTGAGTTTGTTGAAAAAGACGAAAGAGATGCCATATCGACTGTTGTAAAGTGGCAGCTTGATGAAGCACAGAAACACTTAAAGAAGAGGCAAAATGTACGGGAAGAGAACATTGAGACTGAAGTGTGTAAACATACAGAAGAGATTAGGAAGAAAGAAGACGACAATGATGAGGAGGATGCAGAAAGCATAAGAAAG GTCCTGGAAGAATCCCGAAGTAGCCAatcaagaaatgaaaataataatgctGATGATATGAGTGGCAGCAGTGATGACGACAGATCAGCTGCTGTACCAAGTACAAGCAAAG GAAAAAAGGGTCGTGGTGATGTTGGCAACACATCCTCAAGCGGTACAGCTGAAGGGCGTGGTCGGGGTAGGGGCAGGGGAAGAGGTCGTGGgcgaggaagaggaagaggagcATCGCAGGCAGGAGCAAACACTTCACGGACTATTATGGACT CCTTTGTCTCATCATCAAAAAGACGAAGACAACCGAGTGATGTGGTGGAG GAAGTAATTTCTGATGAAGATGACAATGATGAATTTAATGTCCCTCTGTCATCCTCTGTCAAGAAGACAAAGACATCCCA
- the LOC140950084 gene encoding double-strand break repair protein MRE11-like isoform X3 — protein MSILVATDCHLGYMEKDQVRGNDSLVTFEEILQIAKDKDVDFILLGGDLFHENKPSRKTLHNTLALFRKYCMGDKPCQLEFLSDQSLNFSNSRFPVVNYEDPNLNISIPVFSIHGNHDDPAGDGNLCALDLLSVCGFVNYFGRATSIDDITVSPILIQKERVKLALYGLGSIRDERLHRTFLNGNVKMLRPKENPDSWCNVFVLHQNRVKHSATNYIPEKFLSNFLNLVIWGHEHECIIDPKNSDDPDLDFYISQPGSSVATSLCEGEAKTKHVGILEIRENTNFRIKKIRLETVRPFYMDDVVLSNTEIDPTQEEMVMAYLVNKVEQLIEKAEREHSGNPRQPDKPLIRIRVEYSGGFSSFNIRRFGQQFVDRVANPKDILHFYQRKKPPTKTDKKGKEDSRFAQFRPEALDSIRMEDLIKEYLTSKDNALELRILTEGKMAQALREFVEKDERDAISTVVKWQLDEAQKHLKKRQNVREENIETEVCKHTEEIRKKEDDNDEEDAESIRKVLEESRSSQSRNENNNADDMSGSSDDDRSAAVPSTSKGKKGRGDVGNTSSSGTAEGRGRGRGRGRGRGRGRGRGASQAGANTSRTIMDSFVSSSKRRRQPSDVVEEVISDEDDNDEFNVPLSSSVKKTKTSQLYQSQKSSRGRQRKTVVNVAVDDEESEDSDDPFSMQPSSKRSKR, from the exons ATGTCAATACTTGTCG CTACAGATTGTCATCTTGGGTACATGGAAAAAGATCAAGTTCGAGGGAATGACTCACTCGTAACATTTGAGGAAATACTGCAAATAGCAAAGGACAAAGAT GTTGATTTTATTCTTCTTGGAGGGGATCTTTTTCATGAAAACAAACCTTCACGAAAAACCTTACACAACACATTGGCTTTATTCAGGAAATACTGCATGGGTGACAAACCTTGCCAGTTAGAATTTCTTAGTGACCAGTCCTTGAACTTCTCCAATTCTCG ttttcctgtggtAAATTATGAGGATCCTAACCTTAACATATCCATTCCAGTCTTCTCAATTCATGGAAATCACGATGATCCAGCTGGG GATGGAAACCTTTGTGCATTGGACTTACTTAGTGTCTGTGGGTTTGTCAACTACTTTGGAAGAGCGACATCTATTGATGACATCACAGTGTCACCCATCTTGATTCAGAAAGAACGTGTAAAACTGGCCCTTTATGGTTTAGGATCTATCAGAGATGAGCGTCTTCACCGAACATTTCTCAATGGGAATGTGAAAATGCTCAGGCCCAAGGAAAATCCTGATTCCTGGTGCAATGTATTTGTGCTTCATCAAAATAG GGTAAAGCATAGTGCAACAAACTACATTCCAGAGAAGTTCCTCAGCAACTTTCTTAACCTTGTGATTTGGGGACATGAGCACGAGTGTATTATTGATCCCAAAAATTCAGATGACCCAGACCTGGATTTTTACATCAGTCAACCTGGTTCCAGCGTGGCAACTTCACTCTGTGAAGGAGAAGCAAAAACTAA ACATGTTGGAATTTTGGAGATCAGAGAGAACACCAATTTCAGAATAAAAAAGATTAGATTGGAGACTGTGCGCCCTTTCTACATGGACGATGTCGTTTTGAGCAACACTGAAATTGACCCCACCCAGGAAGAGATGGTGATGGCTTACTTAGTCAACAAA GTAGAACAGTTGATTGAAAAGGCTGAGAGAGAACACAGTGGCAATCCACGACAACCTGACAAACCTCTGATAAGGATACGG GTTGAGTATAGTGGTGGTTTTTCGTCCTTCAATATTAGAAGATTTGGACAACAGTTTGTTGACAGAGTGGCCAATCCAAAGGATATTTTACATTTCTATCAGAGAAAAAAACCACCTACCAAAACAG ACAAGAAGGGAAAGGAAGACAGCAGATTTGCTCAGTTCCGCCCAGAGGCACTGGACAGTATCAGAATGGAAGACTTGATCAAAGAATACTTAACTTCGAAAGATAAT GCATTAGAGCTGCGCATTTTAACAGAGGGAAAAATGGCACAGGCACTTCGTGAGTTTGTTGAAAAAGACGAAAGAGATGCCATATCGACTGTTGTAAAGTGGCAGCTTGATGAAGCACAGAAACACTTAAAGAAGAGGCAAAATGTACGGGAAGAGAACATTGAGACTGAAGTGTGTAAACATACAGAAGAGATTAGGAAGAAAGAAGACGACAATGATGAGGAGGATGCAGAAAGCATAAGAAAG GTCCTGGAAGAATCCCGAAGTAGCCAatcaagaaatgaaaataataatgctGATGATATGAGTGGCAGCAGTGATGACGACAGATCAGCTGCTGTACCAAGTACAAGCAAAG GAAAAAAGGGTCGTGGTGATGTTGGCAACACATCCTCAAGCGGTACAGCTGAAGGGCGTGGTCGGGGTAGGGGCAGGGGAAGAGGTCGTGGgcgaggaagaggaagaggagcATCGCAGGCAGGAGCAAACACTTCACGGACTATTATGGACT CCTTTGTCTCATCATCAAAAAGACGAAGACAACCGAGTGATGTGGTGGAG GAAGTAATTTCTGATGAAGATGACAATGATGAATTTAATGTCCCTCTGTCATCCTCTGTCAAGAAGACAAAGACATCCCA
- the LOC140950076 gene encoding uncharacterized protein — translation MENDLADRFISERIIRKLKDTLQAQSSLPQNDLSLQLSCMQASASTLLEVKNILDGLSKASVKSVADTLANSDVHFVLQRFLFSSYYFLPSDGGMVASLTKGEVNRPSGTLIFCPLYVAVAEVLTHLVASPTFASSLSSTKILQLVLQDLNVLVLPSSEPDHFKMLLANIQFLWQVSKSPATSALFCNVSDTLLILINVFVSYQGPFEQLTTLVKSLIMFIAASVADDETSVYLLAEESCIDFIVDILRKSVSTGETYLNYQGVYAVDIANCIEKMSRFAGLQEALLGQGVVELLVTMIQIGDPFDDRAAASATNALMQCYGETDVPVLLQGLASDIDSSSERLELFSHNLKEQDVVPKNGDRKEVRSAEEDALVSKVQQLSLETEGCNVTEQLQSEVNVEGREILAESENFGEDIKGFKSEGLEQNMEGIKENTDKNTGVSLFDGETTSKATDNDADRKGNAATETEKPKGLSQESRECNIGDDQQKEKFAVEMLELNGKVAECEVKSAEDVFSLQKDRGQICDSDRESKTISTADSKEIEEKEMEILPAQPLLEVTSQSETFKAVPPEQDDISSYLKEQIKSMGEDEIKYLTIPTPFQQPDLIKQSEPESTQQSSQKPFHYQQAGTDPVSGQDLHDIHWSLIELGVHNMYDAKVVGLLNELLEESKLREAGVFEILNHVPRVYTYKFLRTGSMERQLRVVPAYNKGGINAPFIHAQPEIDYHLVLKKFIFQMVPDHGSKMHFPGFTVIGPWLEKVPADLEEWNFCFVPFKSQFVEGKMQFYLSAEVLKANFFYPILLSFVHMNIRYRILEAKGENLTKEKLKQEGITIRKIEENGPAVTVHYLHNYLSVDYVLSLRHIQWPLCAAEWGGRQRYWPNSDTVNDVISYGCHLVPKQPPTLSKEDPLYGLFFQYSFARAENILLNKLNEDNPVLTDCLRMLKFLCEMHFDRPQLLKSYHIQTIVLLAAERLPLSHWKADNFVKHLLDLLDDLLHFLVAQYLPNYFIPAQNLFQQFSSDFLIDVAKRVSKVRKNPIKYLTPSRDPERFGIFLI, via the coding sequence ATGGAAAACGATTTAGCAGACAGATTCATTTCGGAACGCATCATACGCAAACTTAAGGATACTTTACAAGCACAGAGCTCACTTCCTCAGAATGATCTTTCCTTACAGTTGTCGTGCATGCAAGCATCTGCATCAACTCTTCTTGAAGTAAAGAACATCTTGGATGGTCTAAGCAAAGCGTCGGTCAAAAGCGTAGCTGACACTCTGGCTAATTCTgatgttcattttgttttacagCGGTTTTTATTCAGTTCTTATTACTTTTTGCCCTCAGACGGTGGAATGGTGGCCAGTTTGACGAAAGGGGAAGTAAATCGTCCTTCTGGAACGCTCATATTTTGCCCTCTTTATGTTGCCGTAGCGGAAGTTCTTACACATCTAGTCGCTAGTCCAACATTTGCAAGCAGTCTGTCCTCAACCAAAATACTTCAGCTAGTTCTACAAGATCTGAATGTGCTGGTATTGCCAAGTTCTGAGCCAGACCATTTTAAGATGCTTCTGGCCAATATTCAGTTTTTATGGCAGGTGTCAAAAAGCCCCGCCACATCCGCTCTGTTTTGCAACGTGAGTGATACCCTGTTGATTCTTATTAACGTGTTTGTTAGTTATCAAGGACCCTTTGAACAGCTGACTACACTAGTCAAATCCTTAATCATGTTTATTGCGGCCAGCGTTGCCGATGATGAAACAAGCGTGTACTTGCTTGCGGAAGAAAGCTGCATAGATTTCATTGTTGACATTCTCAGAAAGTCCGTAAGCACGGGAGAGACTTACCTTAATTATCAGGGTGTTTACGCTGTAGACATTGCCAACTGTATTGAGAAAATGAGCCGATTTGCAGGTTTGCAAGAAGCACTTCTGGGGCAAGGTGTAGTGGAGCTCCTTGTGACTATGATTCAGATAGGTGATCCTTTTGATGACAGAGCAGCAGCCAGTGCCACGAATGCACTCATGCAGTGCTATGGGGAAACAGATGTTCCAGTTTTGTTGCAAGGACTAGCGTCAGACATAGATTCATCATCAGAAAGATTGGAACTCTTTAGTCATAATTTGAAGGAACAAGATGTTGTCCCCAAAAATGGAGATAGAAAGGAAGTGAGAAGTGCAGAAGAGGACGCTCTGGTGTCGAAAGTGCAACAGCTAAGTCTGGAGACTGAGGGCTGCAATGTGACTGAACAGTTACAAAGTGAGGTAAATGTTGAGGGAAGGGAAATCCTGgcagaaagtgaaaattttggaGAGGATATCAAGGGGTTTAAGTCAGAAGGACTTGAGCAAAATATGGAGGGTATCAAAGAAAACACTGACAAAAATACTGGTGTGTCTTTGTTTGATGGAGAAACCACATCTAAAGCTACAGATAATGATGCTGATAGAAAGGGGAATGCGGCAACAGAAACAGAGAAGCCCAAGGGATTATCTCAGGAGAGCAGGGAATGCAATATTGGTGATGATCAGCAGAAGGAAAAATTTGCAGTTGAAATGCTTGAATTGAATGGAAAAGTGGCGGAATGTGAGGTTAAGAGTGCTGAAGATGTCTTTAGTCTTCAAAAAGATAGAGGGCAAATATGTGATTCAGATAGAGAATCAAAAACTATTTCAACAGCAGATTCtaaggaaattgaggaaaagGAAATGGAGATATTACCTGCACAACCTTTACTTGAAGTAACAAGTCAAAGTGAAACCTTCAAGGCTGTTCCACCAGAGCAAGACGATATATCCTCTTACCTGAAAGAGCAGATCAAGAGCATGGGAGAAGACGAAATTAAGTACTTAACAATTCCAACACCTTTCCAGCAGCCCGATCTTATCAAGCAATCAGAGCCTGAGAGCACACAACAGTCTTCCCAGAAGCCATTCCACTATCAGCAAGCTGGAACTGACCCTGTGTCAGGACAAGACTTGCATGATATACATTGGAGTCTGATAGAGCTAGGTGTTCACAACATGTATGATGCGAAAGTGGTTGGCCTGCTTAACGAACTCCTAGAAGAGTCAAAACTAAGAGAAGCTGGTGTCTTTGAGATACTCAATCATGTCCCTCGTGTCTACACTTACAAATTTCTAAGAACAGGAAGCATGGAACGACAACTAAGAGTTGTTCCTGCATACAACAAAGGTGGAATCAATGCTCCGTTTATCCATGCTCAACCTGAAATAGATTATCATTTGGTactcaaaaagtttatttttcaaatgGTACCAGATCATGGCAGCAAAATGCATTTTCCAGGTTTTACTGTAATTGGACCCTGGTTGGAGAAAGTCCCAGCAGATCTTGAAGAGTGGAATTTCTGCTTTGTGCCTTTTAAGTCTCAATTTGTCGAAGGAAAGATGCAATTTTATCTATCTGCTGAAGTATTGAAAGCAAATTTCTTTTATCCCATTTTGTTGTCATTTGTACACATGAACATCAGGTACAGGATTCTTGAGGCAAAAGGGGAGAatttaacaaaggaaaaactgaaacaaGAAGGTATCACTATTAGGAAAATTGAAGAGAATGGTCCAGCAGTTACAGTACACTACTTACACAATTATCTTTCTGTTGACTATGTGTTATCACTGCGTCACATCCAGTGGCCTTTGTGTGCAGCAGAATGGGGAGGTCGGCAAAGGTATTGGCCTAATAGTGACACTGTCAACGATGTCATAAGTTATGGCTGCCATTTGGTACCAAAACAACCACCTACTCTCAGCAAAGAAGACCCACTGTATGGCCTCTTTTTCCAGTACTCATTTGCAAGAGCTGAAAACATCCTGCTAAACAAACTGAATGAGGACAACCCAGTGCTGACTGATTGTCTTCGCATGTTAAAGTTTCTCTGTGAGATGCATTTTGACAGGCCACAGCTGCTGAAGTCATATCACATTCAGACAATCGTTCTGCTCGCAGCAGAGAGGCTTCCACTGTCGCACTGGAAAGCTGACAATTTTGTGAAACATCTGCTAGATTTATTGGATGACTTGCTCCATTTTCTTGTGGCACAATATCTACCTAACTATTTCATTCCTGCACAGAATCTTTTCCAGCAGTTTTCTTCTGATTTTCTTATTGATGTGGCAAAGAGGGTGTCCAAAGTTAGGAAAAACCCGATCAAATACCTAACCCCCTCTAGGGATCCTGAGAGATTTGGGATCTTTCTGATTTGA